One genomic region from Nocardia vinacea encodes:
- a CDS encoding AAA family ATPase: MRTDPGTDTATVPRLTEVVSRRLAADPAVTSDVAHTVLRALGGGESDDLTTEFDGSGIFLRAIRVRGFRGIGPEATLQLPPGPGLTLVVGRNGSGKSSFAEAAELVLTGSNRRWDGRSAAWREGWRNLHDGGSARIELELLTTGADPELTIAKEWSPQADLSQAHWTEQRSGAASTDFDGNRWAGLLELYRPFLSYSELGALVDGKPSDLFDALHRLLGLDELTVAQERIRTRRLELERAARDSRQERIELVTALGTVADDRAVRMAALLRPDRPDLRAIGREILGTAENPVGPDGLRAIVRLVLPSGAEVEAIAARLEECRTVLARDSTADAEADLRVLELLRRARDHVGASGECACPVCGRGELDATWLRGADASIAELTSRVDALATARTALRQAVRDARALPEHIPPELDFDPRNPPTVDTTAVHRAWTDWAALTGADYSPDLPDRLRGAHTRLVDELELLQQGTRKELNRLDEVWAPLVPRISGWLEGARAVVANGSELRTLKRAEDWLKSATAGLRGERMAPLETTARWVWRTLRQQSNVELGAIRLQGNAGTARRVLLDVTVDEVDGAALGVMSQGELHALGLSLFLPRATVEDSPFRFVMIDDPVQAMDPAKVDGLARVLEVMAWTRQVIVFTHDERLAEAVRRMQLDASVLEVQRRERSVVEVRVSSDPIRRYLDDARSLVRTPQLPPAIADELVATCCRSAVEAASLARARRNLLADGMDHRDVERHIEGAQTTRAMVALAVMGIGGRVDDLNKHLAREGKWVVDALRDATAGAHVPIGRSMRDLIADTEKFVGWLRR; encoded by the coding sequence ATGCGTACAGATCCCGGAACCGATACTGCGACGGTGCCGCGCTTGACCGAAGTGGTATCCCGACGGCTCGCGGCCGATCCCGCAGTCACCTCCGACGTCGCGCACACCGTGCTCCGCGCCCTCGGCGGCGGCGAGTCCGATGATCTGACAACCGAATTCGACGGCTCCGGCATCTTCCTGCGTGCGATCCGGGTGCGCGGCTTCCGCGGTATCGGACCCGAGGCGACACTGCAGTTGCCGCCGGGACCCGGTCTCACGTTGGTGGTGGGCCGCAACGGAAGTGGTAAGTCGAGCTTCGCTGAGGCCGCCGAGCTGGTGCTCACCGGTAGTAATCGCCGCTGGGACGGGCGGTCGGCGGCATGGCGCGAGGGCTGGCGGAATCTGCACGACGGCGGTTCGGCACGCATCGAACTCGAATTGCTCACCACCGGAGCCGATCCCGAGCTGACCATCGCCAAAGAGTGGTCACCGCAGGCGGATCTGAGCCAGGCGCACTGGACCGAACAGCGATCCGGTGCCGCGTCAACGGATTTCGACGGCAATCGCTGGGCCGGTCTACTGGAGTTGTATCGCCCGTTCCTGTCCTACAGCGAACTCGGTGCACTCGTCGACGGCAAACCGAGCGATCTGTTCGACGCGCTGCACCGGCTGCTCGGCCTCGACGAATTGACAGTGGCGCAGGAGCGGATTCGCACCCGCCGACTGGAACTCGAACGCGCCGCACGAGATTCGCGTCAGGAGCGCATCGAACTGGTGACCGCGCTCGGTACGGTGGCTGACGACCGTGCGGTGCGGATGGCGGCGCTACTGCGCCCGGATCGCCCCGATCTCAGGGCCATCGGTCGCGAAATACTCGGCACGGCAGAGAATCCGGTCGGGCCGGATGGGCTGCGGGCAATCGTGCGGCTGGTCTTGCCGTCGGGTGCCGAAGTGGAAGCGATCGCGGCACGCCTCGAAGAGTGCCGCACAGTGCTCGCGCGCGATTCGACCGCCGATGCCGAGGCCGATCTGCGGGTGCTGGAATTGCTGCGGCGGGCGCGCGATCATGTCGGTGCCAGCGGGGAATGTGCGTGTCCGGTCTGCGGGCGTGGGGAATTGGACGCGACGTGGTTACGCGGTGCGGACGCCTCGATTGCCGAGCTGACCTCTCGAGTCGACGCACTCGCGACCGCGCGCACCGCACTGCGACAGGCGGTCCGCGACGCCCGCGCACTCCCGGAACATATTCCCCCGGAACTCGATTTCGATCCGCGCAATCCGCCCACCGTCGACACCACCGCGGTGCATCGCGCCTGGACGGACTGGGCGGCGCTGACCGGCGCCGATTATTCGCCTGACCTGCCCGATCGACTACGCGGTGCGCACACGCGCCTGGTCGACGAACTCGAGTTGCTGCAACAGGGCACCCGGAAGGAACTGAACCGCCTCGACGAGGTGTGGGCGCCGCTGGTGCCACGCATCAGCGGCTGGCTGGAGGGGGCCCGCGCGGTCGTCGCGAACGGCAGCGAACTGCGCACACTCAAGCGCGCCGAGGATTGGCTCAAATCCGCGACGGCCGGATTGCGCGGGGAGCGGATGGCGCCGCTGGAGACCACGGCGCGCTGGGTCTGGCGCACACTGCGTCAGCAGAGCAATGTCGAACTCGGTGCGATTCGATTGCAGGGCAACGCCGGAACCGCGCGGCGGGTGCTGCTCGATGTCACCGTCGACGAGGTAGACGGCGCCGCGCTCGGCGTGATGAGTCAAGGCGAGCTGCACGCCCTCGGGCTTTCGCTGTTCCTGCCGCGAGCGACGGTGGAGGACAGTCCTTTTCGCTTCGTCATGATCGATGACCCGGTGCAGGCCATGGATCCGGCCAAGGTGGACGGACTGGCCAGAGTGCTCGAGGTCATGGCGTGGACGCGGCAGGTCATCGTCTTCACCCATGACGAGCGGCTGGCCGAGGCTGTGCGGCGCATGCAGCTGGACGCCAGCGTGCTCGAAGTGCAGCGCCGCGAACGCTCGGTAGTGGAAGTGCGGGTGTCCAGCGACCCGATCCGCCGCTACCTCGACGACGCCCGCTCCCTGGTCCGCACCCCCCAACTTCCCCCGGCGATCGCCGACGAACTGGTGGCCACCTGTTGCCGCTCCGCCGTGGAAGCGGCCAGCCTGGCCAGAGCCAGGCGCAATCTGCTCGCCGACGGCATGGACCACCGCGACGTCGAACGCCATATCGAAGGCGCGCAAACAACCCGCGCAATGGTCGCGCTCGCGGTAATGGGTATCGGCGGCCGAGTAGACGACCTGAACAAACACCTGGCCCGGGAAGGCAAATGGGTCGTCGACGCCTTACGCGACGCTACCGCAGGAGCCCACGTCCCGATCGGCCGCAGCATGCGCGACCTGATTGCCGACACCGAGAAGTTCGTCGGCTGGCTACGCCGATGA
- a CDS encoding carboxylesterase/lipase family protein: MTTQFDIEPGSEVGDTEPVAQTNWGRVSGRWDGPVAVWRSIPYASAPSGPNRFRPPLPPQSWDGIRECTTFGEIAPQTMGNMVPVDSDLRMGEDCLWLNVWSPRSSADNGAPRPVMVWLHGGAYCLGTAAQEIYDGRKLAEAGDVVVVTVNYRLGALGFLDLSSLSDDFTPNLGLHDQIAALEWVRDNIAAFGGDPGNVTLFGESSGAGCVTALLTSPPAAGLFHQAIAQSPPATTVFGQERAAAVAQRFLELIELPYSRASELLECPIDRIVTAAGVLLDEIPLKEPGRLAAAPVVDGYLVPTYPIDRFQQGRSHRVPLIIGTNKDEASLFRVLRSPIMPVTPDAVNAMLRDVAANHPDMSPERIAEITSAYPDLAKTRGALAMSTDAAFRMPAHWVADGHAQHSPTWTYRFDHATPMLKAARVGAGHATELPYVFGNFGTLNHDPTFWLGGRKVAMEVSGRMRRRWLAFATHGVPAAIDGSKHWPPYRPSTRTTLLIDNIDRVIDNPDRDLHTAWGEQAVGFS, encoded by the coding sequence ATGACCACGCAGTTCGATATCGAACCTGGCTCCGAGGTCGGCGACACCGAGCCGGTCGCCCAGACGAACTGGGGTCGCGTGAGTGGACGCTGGGACGGACCGGTCGCGGTGTGGCGCAGCATTCCGTACGCATCCGCGCCGTCCGGTCCGAACCGGTTCCGGCCGCCACTGCCGCCGCAGTCGTGGGATGGAATCCGCGAATGCACGACCTTCGGCGAAATCGCCCCGCAGACAATGGGCAATATGGTCCCGGTCGACTCCGACCTGCGGATGGGGGAGGACTGCCTGTGGCTCAATGTGTGGTCGCCGCGTAGCTCGGCTGATAACGGTGCGCCGCGTCCGGTCATGGTGTGGTTGCACGGCGGCGCGTACTGCCTCGGCACCGCGGCCCAGGAGATCTATGACGGTCGCAAGTTGGCCGAAGCCGGTGACGTGGTCGTGGTGACGGTCAATTACCGCCTGGGCGCCCTCGGCTTCCTCGACTTGTCCTCGCTCTCGGACGATTTCACGCCGAACCTCGGTCTGCACGACCAGATTGCCGCACTCGAGTGGGTCCGCGACAATATCGCCGCATTCGGCGGCGATCCGGGCAACGTGACGCTATTCGGTGAATCGTCCGGCGCCGGATGCGTGACCGCACTGCTGACTTCCCCGCCGGCGGCCGGTCTGTTCCATCAGGCGATTGCGCAAAGTCCGCCCGCGACAACGGTTTTCGGCCAGGAGCGGGCTGCCGCTGTGGCCCAGCGTTTTCTGGAACTGATCGAGCTGCCGTATTCTCGCGCAAGCGAATTGCTGGAGTGCCCGATCGACCGGATCGTCACGGCGGCGGGCGTACTGCTGGACGAGATTCCGTTGAAGGAGCCGGGCCGACTGGCCGCCGCGCCCGTCGTCGACGGTTATTTGGTCCCGACCTATCCCATCGACCGCTTCCAACAGGGCCGTTCGCATCGTGTACCGCTGATCATCGGCACCAATAAGGACGAGGCCTCGCTGTTCCGCGTCCTCCGCTCGCCGATCATGCCGGTGACGCCGGATGCGGTGAATGCCATGCTGCGCGATGTGGCCGCCAATCATCCGGATATGTCGCCCGAGCGTATCGCCGAAATCACCTCGGCCTATCCGGATCTCGCGAAAACTCGTGGCGCACTTGCCATGTCCACCGACGCGGCCTTCCGCATGCCGGCCCACTGGGTCGCCGACGGCCACGCCCAGCACTCACCGACCTGGACGTATCGCTTCGACCACGCCACCCCGATGCTGAAGGCGGCCCGCGTCGGCGCCGGTCACGCCACCGAATTGCCTTATGTCTTCGGCAATTTCGGCACCCTGAACCACGACCCCACCTTCTGGCTCGGCGGCCGCAAGGTAGCCATGGAAGTCTCCGGTCGCATGCGACGCCGTTGGCTCGCCTTCGCCACCCATGGTGTTCCCGCCGCGATCGACGGCTCCAAACACTGGCCCCCCTACCGCCCCAGCACTCGCACCACCCTCCTGATCGACAACATCGACCGCGTAATCGACAATCCGGACCGCGACCTGCACACCGCCTGGGGCGAACAAGCCGTCGGCTTCAGCTGA
- a CDS encoding NDP-sugar synthase, whose amino-acid sequence MAGNAGTDAVILVGGQGTRLRPLTLSAPKPMLPTAGLPFLTHLLARIADAGITHVVLGTSFKAEVFEEYFGDGADLGIDLEYVTETEPLGTGGGIRNVLPKLRADNIMVFNGDVLGGTDLGAILDTHESTNADVTLHLVRVSDPRAFGCVPTDEEGRVTAFLEKTQDPPTDQINAGCYVFRREYIEKIPAGRPVSVEREVFPALLAEGARVQGHVDSSYWRDMGTPEDFVRGSADLVRGIAPSPALPGQRGESLVHEGAGIAPGALLIGGTVVGRGAEVGAGARLDGAVLFDGARIEAGATVERSIIGFGARIGPRALVRDAVIGDGANIGARCELLRGARIWPGVDIPDGGIRFSTDV is encoded by the coding sequence ATGGCAGGAAATGCAGGCACCGACGCCGTGATTCTGGTCGGCGGCCAGGGCACGCGGTTACGTCCGCTCACCCTGTCGGCGCCCAAGCCGATGCTGCCGACGGCCGGACTGCCGTTCCTGACCCACCTGCTCGCCCGCATCGCGGACGCCGGAATCACCCACGTCGTGCTCGGCACCTCGTTCAAGGCGGAGGTCTTCGAGGAATACTTCGGTGACGGCGCCGACCTCGGCATCGACCTCGAGTACGTCACCGAGACCGAACCGCTCGGCACGGGTGGTGGCATCCGCAATGTGCTGCCCAAGCTGCGCGCCGACAACATCATGGTGTTCAACGGTGACGTGCTCGGCGGCACCGATCTCGGTGCGATCCTGGACACCCACGAGTCCACGAATGCGGATGTGACCCTGCATCTGGTTCGGGTGAGCGACCCGCGCGCATTCGGCTGCGTGCCGACCGACGAGGAAGGTCGGGTCACCGCCTTCTTGGAGAAGACGCAGGATCCGCCGACGGATCAGATCAACGCCGGTTGTTATGTCTTCCGGCGCGAATACATCGAGAAGATCCCGGCGGGGCGGCCGGTGTCGGTGGAGCGCGAGGTGTTCCCTGCGCTGCTGGCCGAAGGTGCCCGCGTGCAAGGCCATGTCGACTCCTCCTACTGGCGCGATATGGGTACGCCGGAGGACTTCGTCCGCGGCTCGGCCGACCTGGTCCGCGGCATCGCCCCCTCCCCGGCCCTGCCCGGACAGCGTGGTGAATCTCTCGTCCACGAGGGTGCGGGCATCGCCCCGGGCGCGCTGCTCATCGGCGGCACCGTCGTCGGTCGCGGCGCCGAAGTAGGCGCAGGTGCGCGCCTCGACGGCGCGGTGCTCTTCGACGGCGCCCGCATCGAAGCAGGCGCCACCGTGGAACGCTCCATCATCGGCTTCGGGGCCCGCATCGGCCCCCGCGCCCTCGTCCGCGACGCCGTCATCGGTGACGGCGCCAACATCGGGGCCCGCTGCGAACTACTACGTGGCGCCCGCATCTGGCCCGGCGTAGACATCCCGGACGGCGGCATCCGCTTCTCCACAGACGTGTAA
- a CDS encoding YchJ family protein: MDDSQACPCKRGELFGACCGPVLAGERPAGTAEALMRSRYTAFAVGDTEYLLRSWHPRTRPKTLELDPDQRWLFLEIVRTERGGPFDDTGTVEFIAHYKAEGRRGSLHEVSTFTRVDGAWFYLDGIIEP; encoded by the coding sequence ATGGACGACTCACAGGCGTGCCCGTGTAAGCGTGGGGAGCTGTTCGGCGCCTGCTGTGGGCCGGTGCTGGCGGGGGAGCGGCCGGCGGGGACGGCCGAGGCGCTGATGCGTTCGCGCTATACCGCATTCGCGGTCGGCGATACCGAATACCTGCTGCGGTCCTGGCATCCGCGCACCCGACCGAAGACGCTCGAACTGGATCCGGACCAGCGCTGGCTGTTCCTGGAGATCGTGCGCACCGAGCGCGGCGGACCGTTCGACGACACCGGCACTGTGGAATTCATCGCCCACTACAAGGCCGAAGGTCGACGTGGATCTCTGCACGAGGTCAGCACATTCACCCGTGTGGACGGCGCCTGGTTCTACCTCGACGGCATCATCGAACCGTGA
- the rfbD gene encoding dTDP-4-dehydrorhamnose reductase has translation MTAISPSSTVAARLVVTGARGQLGRELLRRAPDAHAFGRDELDITDAAAVRAALAPGDVVLNCAAYTAVDRAESDSEAAFAVNATGPAVLAAACAEVDARLIHVSTDYVFGGTHDKPYNTDDPTEPATVYGRSKLAGEQAVLATAPHAHVVRTAWVYTGRGSDFVATMLRLERERDTLDVVADQLGSPTYAADLAAGLLELAGRPDAPRVLHATNSGQVSWFEFARAIFAGIGADPTRVRPCDSTAFPRPARRPTYSVLSNRSWADAGLTPLRPWEVALGDALSGLSQ, from the coding sequence GTGACCGCGATATCGCCCTCATCGACCGTAGCCGCGCGCCTCGTCGTGACCGGAGCGCGTGGGCAGTTGGGACGCGAACTGTTGCGCCGCGCACCCGACGCTCACGCCTTCGGTCGCGACGAATTGGACATCACGGACGCGGCCGCCGTGCGCGCCGCACTCGCACCGGGTGATGTCGTGCTGAACTGCGCCGCCTACACCGCGGTCGACCGGGCCGAATCCGATTCCGAGGCCGCCTTCGCGGTCAATGCGACCGGACCTGCCGTACTCGCTGCCGCCTGTGCGGAGGTGGATGCCCGATTGATCCATGTTTCGACCGACTACGTGTTCGGCGGAACCCACGACAAGCCGTACAACACCGACGACCCGACCGAACCCGCCACCGTCTACGGCCGATCCAAATTGGCAGGCGAACAGGCCGTGCTGGCAACCGCGCCGCACGCACATGTGGTGCGCACCGCGTGGGTATACACCGGGCGCGGAAGCGATTTCGTCGCGACCATGCTGCGGCTGGAACGCGAACGCGACACCCTCGACGTGGTCGCCGACCAGCTCGGCTCCCCGACCTACGCCGCCGATCTGGCCGCCGGACTCCTGGAATTGGCGGGTCGGCCGGATGCGCCGCGGGTGCTGCACGCCACCAACTCCGGCCAGGTCAGCTGGTTCGAATTCGCGCGGGCGATCTTCGCCGGAATCGGCGCGGATCCGACTCGGGTGCGCCCGTGTGACTCGACCGCATTTCCGAGACCCGCACGGCGCCCGACATATTCGGTGTTGTCCAACCGTTCCTGGGCCGATGCCGGACTGACTCCGCTGCGGCCGTGGGAGGTCGCACTCGGGGACGCGCTGTCGGGGTTGTCACAGTAG
- a CDS encoding zinc ribbon domain-containing protein, whose protein sequence is MPSYSFRCRSCGDTFEVNRPMAEASNPAACPKGHDDTVKLLTTFATVSRGGGGAAAPAPAPRPAGGGCCGGGCCS, encoded by the coding sequence ATGCCGAGTTATAGCTTCCGGTGCCGCAGCTGTGGCGACACTTTCGAGGTCAACCGTCCGATGGCGGAGGCGTCGAATCCGGCGGCCTGCCCGAAGGGCCACGACGACACGGTCAAGCTGCTGACCACATTTGCCACGGTCAGCAGGGGTGGCGGCGGTGCCGCCGCACCCGCGCCCGCGCCACGGCCCGCCGGTGGCGGGTGCTGCGGTGGCGGCTGCTGCTCCTGA
- a CDS encoding SelT/SelW/SelH family protein, translating to MPRVAIEYCTQCRWLLRASWMAQELLSTFATELGEVALIPGTGGVFRITIDGDQIWERKVDGGFPDIAVLKQRVRDRVAPDRDLGHVDKRDRPDRA from the coding sequence ATGCCACGTGTCGCGATCGAATACTGCACGCAATGCCGCTGGTTGCTGCGCGCGAGCTGGATGGCACAGGAATTGCTGAGCACCTTCGCCACCGAACTCGGTGAGGTGGCGCTGATCCCCGGCACGGGCGGCGTATTCCGCATCACCATCGACGGCGACCAGATCTGGGAGCGCAAGGTGGACGGCGGATTCCCGGATATCGCCGTACTCAAGCAACGCGTGCGTGACCGCGTCGCACCGGACCGTGACCTCGGCCACGTAGACAAGCGAGACCGACCCGACCGAGCGTGA
- a CDS encoding glycosyltransferase family 2 protein encodes MSDSGSAAPGGLVVVTVTYSPGEHLEHFITTLAAATSEKPQVILADNGSVDGAPELAAEANAHVRLLRTGGNIGYGGAINRAVAEIDPSVEFIVIANPDIRWDSDSIDKLLAAAKRWPRAGALGPMVREPDGSVYPSARSVPGLLDGAGHAILGTVWPSNPWTLRYRQDNEQISERAVGWLSGSCLLVRRAAFDSIDGFDSRYFMYMEDVDFGDRMGKAGWHNVFVPDAEVTHAKGHAAGRHPEVMLPAHHASAYRFQADRHPHWWQAPLRLALRAGLAIRSRIAVRSALRQQAREAQS; translated from the coding sequence GTGAGCGATTCCGGATCCGCGGCCCCCGGCGGCCTTGTCGTCGTCACGGTGACTTATTCACCCGGCGAGCATCTCGAGCACTTCATCACCACCCTGGCCGCTGCCACCAGCGAAAAACCGCAGGTGATCCTGGCCGACAACGGTTCGGTGGACGGTGCGCCGGAGCTGGCGGCGGAGGCCAACGCACACGTGCGACTGCTGCGGACCGGCGGAAATATCGGTTACGGCGGCGCGATCAACCGGGCGGTCGCGGAGATCGATCCGAGCGTCGAATTCATCGTCATCGCCAATCCGGATATCCGCTGGGACTCCGATTCCATCGACAAACTGCTCGCCGCCGCGAAGCGCTGGCCGCGGGCGGGCGCGCTCGGGCCGATGGTGCGCGAGCCCGACGGCAGCGTCTACCCGTCCGCACGCTCGGTGCCCGGACTGCTCGACGGCGCCGGACACGCCATTCTCGGCACGGTGTGGCCGTCGAATCCGTGGACCCTGCGCTACCGCCAGGACAACGAGCAGATCTCCGAGCGGGCCGTCGGCTGGCTGTCCGGTTCGTGCCTGCTGGTGCGGCGGGCGGCCTTCGATTCGATCGACGGCTTCGACTCGCGCTACTTCATGTACATGGAGGACGTGGACTTCGGCGACCGGATGGGCAAGGCGGGTTGGCACAACGTCTTCGTGCCCGACGCCGAGGTCACCCACGCCAAGGGCCACGCGGCCGGACGCCATCCCGAGGTGATGCTCCCTGCGCACCACGCGAGCGCGTACCGATTCCAGGCCGATCGGCATCCGCACTGGTGGCAGGCGCCATTGCGGTTGGCGTTGCGGGCCGGACTTGCGATCCGTTCCCGAATTGCGGTTCGATCTGCGCTGCGTCAACAGGCACGGGAAGCCCAGAGCTAA